The region TACACTGCTGAAACGCGGCTCATCCCCCGGATGACGCCACAGGCCCTGCTCGCGGCAATACGCCTCCACCAGCGCGACCTGTTCGTCGCCGCGGTTGGTCAGCCGCAGGTAATCCAGCGTGATGTCGTCGATCGGAAAAAAGCCGCAGGTAGCGCCGTACTCCGGCGCCATGTTGGCCAGTGTGGCGCGATCCGCCAGCGGCAGATGGTCCAGACCGTCACCGAAAAATTCGACAAACTTGCCTACCACGCCGTGCCGGCGCAGCATCTGGGTCACCGTCAGCACCAAATCGGTGGCGGTGATGCCTTCGCGCAATTTGCCGCTCAACCGTACCCCGACCACATCGGGGATCAGCATCGAGACCGGCTGGCCCAGCATCGCTGCTTCCGCTTCAATACCGCCGACACCCCAACCCAGCACGCCAAGCCCATTGATCATGGTGGTGTGCGAATCGGTGCCGACCAGCGTATCCGGGTAAGCCAGCAGCACACCATCCTGCTGCCGGCTCCAGACCGCCTTCGCCAGATATTCCAGATTGACCTGATGACAGATACCGGTGCCCGGCGGCACCACGCGAAAATGCCGAAAGGCTTTTTGTCCCCAGCGCAGGAAGGCGTAACGCTCGTGATTACGGCTCATCTCCAGCCGGGTGTTTTCCACCAACGCGCGTTCATCGCCGAAATGATCCACCGTGACCGAATGGTCGATGACCAGATCCACCGGCGTCAGCGGATTCACCCGGCTGACCTGCCCGCCCAGTCGTCGCACCGCGTCGCGCATCGCCGCCAGATCCACCACCGCCGGCACGCCGGTAAAATCCTGCATCAGTACTCTGGCTGGGTGAAAGGTGATTTCACGGTCCGCATGACCGTCGCGCTGCCAGTCCGCCAGCGCCTGCAGATCGGCCTCCTGCACGCTATCGCCGTCCAGATGGCGCAGCAGATTCTCCAGCAGGATCTTCAGCGACTTGGGTAGTCGATCAAGATTCCCCAGCCGTTGCGCCGCCAGCGGTAAACGCCAGTATTGGTAAGTTTGCTTGTGGACCGTAAGGGTAGCGAGACAAGCATCACGATAAGATTGAGATGACATGATTTCTCCCCGGCAGGCAACCTGCCCGGCGGACTCACGTCAGTGAACGCCACGCAGACATGGCTGCAAAGTGATCTGATGGCTAGAAAACCATCGGTGTGGCATCGCCTTACGGCGATAGGTATCGCTCATTTAAAGATAACACAAACTGTGGTTAACGCATTTGTAACATACTAGATAGCAAGATAAGCCACACGCGAGGGTGAATATTCCCGCTATGCAACCGATAACAACAGAAAGGAGACCGTTTACCCTTGGACAAGGATGTCGGGAGAAAGCAATGGCCCGGCAGTACGTTGATTTCACAGCACTCTTATCTTGCGATGCTGCGCACAGCCAGCCCCACTGATTTATTGCAATATGATTTACACGATCATGTGAAAACGTTTACCGTTGTTAACACCTTTACCTGACACTGCGACTCACCGCAAAGACGTTTACTGAAGGAATGGCGAATGAAACTCTATTACAAACCGGGAAGTTGCTCACTGTTTCCTCACATTATTCTGCACGAGACCCGGACCAAGTTCACGCTGGTGAACGTCGACCTGCGCACCAAAAAAACCGAACAGGGAGATGACTACCTGCAGATCAATCCTAAAGGCATGGTGCCCGCGCTGGCGCTGGATGACGGCACCATTCTGACAGAAACCATAGCCATTGCCATGTATCTGGCGGACAAAGCGCCGCAATACAATCTGATCGCGCCGTCCAGCACGATTCATCATTATCGCGCCATCGAGTGGCTGGCCTACATTTCCACTGAACTGCACAAGTCCTTCTCGCCGCTGTTCCGCCCCGGCACGCCGGAGCTGTACAAAGATTTGCTGAAAAGCTATCTGGAGCAGCGTTTCCGCTACCTGAATCAGGTATTGAGCGAGCATGACTATCTGGTGGGCAACCGCTTTGGCGTCGCCGACGCTTATCTGTTCACCATCTGTCGCTGGGCGCACGATCTGAAGTTCGACCTGATTCAGTTCCCGGCGCTGACGGCTTATCTGGAGCGGGTCTCGGGGCGGCCGGCGGTGGAAAAAGCGCTGACGGCGGAAGGGCTTGACGTCAAATACTGACGTATCCGGGTAGCGGAATACATGGTAGTCGAATACATGGTAGTCGAATACATAGTAGTGGAAGACAACGGGGTGTCACGCCCCGTTGTTGGCTTATTATCCGTTTAGAAATAACCCCGTTTAGAGACGGACAGCCTGAAAATGATGGCGTGGCTGTATGATGCCGTCCTGCGCTGCCACCAGTTGCAGTTCGTACTGCTCCATCTCTTTCGTCACCAGCATCACTTCATAAACCGCCGCGGTAGTGTGTTCCAGCGCTTTTTCCGGCGCAACGCCTTTCAGCAAATTCACCAGCAGCAAACCGCTGGTCAGGTCGCCCACACCAACCGGCTGGCGCGGCCCGAAATCCACCAGCGGACGCTGGATATGCCAGGCATCTTCCGGTGTCACCAGCAGCATTTCAAAACTGTCCTTACTGGCGGCGGCGCGGCTCAGGTGCTTGACCAGCACCAGCTTCGGCCCACGCTGGCAAAGTTCGCGACTGGCCTGCACCGCTTCGTCCACTGTATGGACGGTGCGGCCGCTCAGCAGTTCCAGCTCCGGCAAGTTGGGCGCAATCATATCGCTCGCCTGCAGCGATTGGTTACAGTGAAAATCGGTCACGCCTGCCGGCACGATGCAACCTTTTTCAGGCGTTCCCATCACCGGGTCGCAGAAGTAGATGGCGCGCGGATTGGCGGCTTTCACCCGGCGCACCACCTCCAGAATATGCCCGCCCTGCTCCGGCGAGCCGATATACCCGCTCAATACCGCATCGCAATCCTTCAGGTGATCGATATTGCTGATGCCCTGAGCAATCTCGGTCAGATGCTCGGCGGGCATCACGCAGCCAGTCCACTGTCCATATTGGGTATGGTTGGAAAATTGCACGGTATTCAGCGGCCAGACATTCACGCCCATCCGGCGCATGGGAAACTCCGCCGCGCTGTTGCCGGCATGACCGAAAACCACGTGAGACTGAATCGACAGTATGTTTTTCATGAAAGTGACTACCCTTGCCTGCTCAAATGCGAGGTGCGTGTTGTTATAAAATAGCTAGTTATAAGATCGCTTGTTATAAAACCGCGTGTTACTTTTGCGCCGCCGATCGACGCGCAACCGATACGGCACAATCCGGTGTTGTCAGCCCGTCTCCCATCATGGCGCGGAACGCGCGCGCAGGGAAGCGCGCCTAAAAACAAAGGGAGCATTCCGCTCCCTTTGGTGGGTCAATCAATCTTTCCAGCAGACCAGACAATAGTTTTTCTTACCCCGGCGCAGCAGGGTGTAACGGCCGAACAGACGATCGGCGCTCGTGAAGGTGTATTCCGGATCTGACTGCTTCTCGCCGTTGATAGTAATAGCGTTGGAAGCGATGGTCTTGCGCGCCTGCCCGCGGGAAGGCTGCAATTCGGAATCCACCAGCGCCTGCTGCAGGTCAGCGCCTGTCGCCAGCTCAACCATCGGCACGCCGTCCTGCGCCAGTTGCGCGAAATCCGCTTCGGTCAGGTCGCTCAGGTTACCGTTGAACAGGCTCTGGGTGATGCGTTTGGCCGCGATCAGCCCCTCTTCGCCGTGCACCAGGCGGGTCACTTCCTCCGCCAGCACATATTGGGCGCGCGGCGCGGCGCCGCTGTTCTTGTCTTCCTCTTCCAGCGCATTGATCGCGTCCATGTCGAGGAAGGTGAAGAACTTCAGGAACCGGTATACGTCGGCGTCAGCGGTGTTGATCCAGAACTGGTAGAACTTGTACGGACTGGTTTTCTTCGGATCCAGCCATACCGCGCCGCTTTCGGTTTTGCCGAACTTGGTGCCGTCAGACTTGGTGATCAGCGGAACGGTCAGGCCGAAAACCTGTTTCTGATGCAAACGGCGGGTCAGGTCGATCCCGGAAGTGATGTTGCCCCACTGGTCGGAACCGCCAATCTGCAACTCCACGCCGTGCAGCGCGTTCAACGAAGCAAAGTCATAGCCCTGCAACAGGTTGTAGGAGAACTCGGTGAAAGAAATACCTACATCATCCCGGTTCAGGCGCTGTTTGACCGCTTCTTTGTTGATCATCTGGTTGACGGAGAAGTGCTTGCCGATATCGCGCAGAAACGTCAGCACGTTCATGGAACCGAACCAGTCGTAGTTGTTGGCCGCCACGGCGCTGTTGTCGCCGCAGTCGAAATCCAGGAACGGCGCAGCCTGGCGGCGAATTTTTTCCACCCATTCCTGCACAGTATCTTCGGTATTCAGCTTACGCTCGGCGGCTTTGAAGCTCGGGTCGCCAATCAGCCCCGTCGCGCCGCCCACCAGCGCCACCGGCTTGTGACCGGCCATCTGAAAGCGTTTCAGGCACAGCAGTGGCACCAGATGTCCCAAATGCAAGCTGTCGGCAGTCGGATCAAAGCCGCAATACAGTGCAATTGGCCCCTGCGCCAGTCGCTCTGCTAACGCGCCCTCGTCCGTTACCTGGGCCACCAGGCCCCGCTCTTGCAATTGTTGAATCAGATTGCTTGCCATCAAAGTCTCCATGTATAAACGACTGCACCTTTGCCGGTACACGACTTTTCGCCTTTTTGGCGAAAGAAAAATTCAGGGTGACATAGAATAAAGCGCCGACACCGCGAGTGCCAGCGCTTAGCGCAACAAATTCCGGTGATTTAGGGCGCCAGCCGGTCGATTGTCCAGCCATCGACATCGCGCTGGTACAGAAAACGATCGTGCAAGCGGTGTTCGCCCCCCTGCCAGAACTCCATCGACTCGATAGTGACGCGAAATCCGCCCCAGAAACTCGGCAACGGAATCTCGCCTTGCTGGAACTTCTGTTTCATCTCGAAGAACTTGCTTTCCAGCATGCTGCGGGCGGAAATGCGGCTTGACTGTTTTGAAACCCAGGCGCCGATCTGGCTGTCGCGTGGGCGGCTGTGGAAATACTTCATTACGTCCAGCATCGGCAGTTTTTCCGCCTTGCCTAAGACAATGACCTGACGCTCCAGCATGTGCCAGGGAAACAGCAGGCTGATACGGGAATTCGCCGCCAGTTGCTGCGCCTTGCGGCTACCCATATTGGTATAGAACACCATGCCTTTTTCATCATAGTGTTTCAGCAGCACGATGCGCTGATAAGGCTGGCCCTGCTCGTCGACCGTCGCCACACACATCGCAGTAGGGTCCGCCAGTTGCGCTTCGCAAGCCTGCTTTAGCCAGCGTTCGAACAGATCGAGCGGGTTGTCGGTCAGATCGTGGCGGCGTAGCCCGCCACGGGTGTATTCGCGCCGTAAATCGGCAATATCGACAGCGGCAGTGTTTTCACCGGAAGCAATGTTTTTACCGGAAGCAGTGTTTTCACCGGGCGCGATCGCAACGCGGTTTCGGGTGTCAGGGTTGTGCGCGTCATCGTGTTCTGGGGTCATGAGGTCCTGCCGTTGCCTAACCGGGCGAGAAATATAGAGAGGACTCATTCTGCGCCCGCATCACTAAAATCTCAACGCCCGCAATGGCATAGACACGGATTACTTCAGCACACAGTCATTGACGATGATTCTATCGCCTCGCACGATAAACGCCTGATTTCCCTTGCTCCAGAAGGCATATCGGTCATCACTGTAACGCGTGCCGGACGCGGCCGGCACCTGGGGCAGAGTGTGAGATTCGCCATCCAGCAGGAAGGTCACGCTGTCGCCCTGCGGACCGGGATTTAGGGTAACGGTGAGCGGCATGGTGCCGCACTGGTAGTACAAGGTCTGCGGCTTCGCGGCCGGCATCAGTTGAGCGCAGCCGCTTAATAGCACTACACCGGCGATCAGCAGTGGTTTCATTCTATTGTTCTCCTGTTATTAACGGATCCCAGCATCCCATCCGGACAAATCCAATAACGGAGCAGTCTATCAACAGACCGCTGACGGACCTCTCGGCAAAATCCGATTACACGGTCATCGCCGGATAAATGGCGCCCAGCACGGTTTCGCGGCTGGCGCCGGTCACGGACGGTAAATTGCCGGGCAACCCTGACAGGGTGCGAAACGCCAGCCAGGCGAACGCCAGCGCCTCCATATCATCGCCACGGATGCCGAAGTTGTCGGTAGCGCTGACCTCGATGCCCGGCAGACGCGCCGACAGCTGACTCATCAGCAGCGGGTTGCGCGCCCCGCCGCCGCACACCAGCACCCGTTCGCAGCCGCCGGTCAGCAGCACTTGCCCGGCGATGGTTTCCGCGCTCAGCGCCACC is a window of Dickeya solani IPO 2222 DNA encoding:
- the tyrS gene encoding tyrosine--tRNA ligase, with the translated sequence MMASNLIQQLQERGLVAQVTDEGALAERLAQGPIALYCGFDPTADSLHLGHLVPLLCLKRFQMAGHKPVALVGGATGLIGDPSFKAAERKLNTEDTVQEWVEKIRRQAAPFLDFDCGDNSAVAANNYDWFGSMNVLTFLRDIGKHFSVNQMINKEAVKQRLNRDDVGISFTEFSYNLLQGYDFASLNALHGVELQIGGSDQWGNITSGIDLTRRLHQKQVFGLTVPLITKSDGTKFGKTESGAVWLDPKKTSPYKFYQFWINTADADVYRFLKFFTFLDMDAINALEEEDKNSGAAPRAQYVLAEEVTRLVHGEEGLIAAKRITQSLFNGNLSDLTEADFAQLAQDGVPMVELATGADLQQALVDSELQPSRGQARKTIASNAITINGEKQSDPEYTFTSADRLFGRYTLLRRGKKNYCLVCWKD
- the pdxY gene encoding pyridoxal kinase PdxY; the protein is MKNILSIQSHVVFGHAGNSAAEFPMRRMGVNVWPLNTVQFSNHTQYGQWTGCVMPAEHLTEIAQGISNIDHLKDCDAVLSGYIGSPEQGGHILEVVRRVKAANPRAIYFCDPVMGTPEKGCIVPAGVTDFHCNQSLQASDMIAPNLPELELLSGRTVHTVDEAVQASRELCQRGPKLVLVKHLSRAAASKDSFEMLLVTPEDAWHIQRPLVDFGPRQPVGVGDLTSGLLLVNLLKGVAPEKALEHTTAAVYEVMLVTKEMEQYELQLVAAQDGIIQPRHHFQAVRL
- a CDS encoding MliC family protein, with the translated sequence MKPLLIAGVVLLSGCAQLMPAAKPQTLYYQCGTMPLTVTLNPGPQGDSVTFLLDGESHTLPQVPAASGTRYSDDRYAFWSKGNQAFIVRGDRIIVNDCVLK
- the gstA gene encoding glutathione transferase GstA, which encodes MKLYYKPGSCSLFPHIILHETRTKFTLVNVDLRTKKTEQGDDYLQINPKGMVPALALDDGTILTETIAIAMYLADKAPQYNLIAPSSTIHHYRAIEWLAYISTELHKSFSPLFRPGTPELYKDLLKSYLEQRFRYLNQVLSEHDYLVGNRFGVADAYLFTICRWAHDLKFDLIQFPALTAYLERVSGRPAVEKALTAEGLDVKY
- the pdxH gene encoding pyridoxamine 5'-phosphate oxidase codes for the protein MTPEHDDAHNPDTRNRVAIAPGENTASGKNIASGENTAAVDIADLRREYTRGGLRRHDLTDNPLDLFERWLKQACEAQLADPTAMCVATVDEQGQPYQRIVLLKHYDEKGMVFYTNMGSRKAQQLAANSRISLLFPWHMLERQVIVLGKAEKLPMLDVMKYFHSRPRDSQIGAWVSKQSSRISARSMLESKFFEMKQKFQQGEIPLPSFWGGFRVTIESMEFWQGGEHRLHDRFLYQRDVDGWTIDRLAP